A section of the Pseudomonas tritici genome encodes:
- a CDS encoding class I SAM-dependent methyltransferase yields the protein MNQISERKHNEVASYSTQYSADFVERWDELIDWEKRKAGEGGFFENLLHKHGVRSVIDVSTGSGFHAVQLKQAGFDVVATDGSSTMLTKARANFRKHGLDIESNYRDWHSLDPQELGQFDAVVCLGSSLCHVFAAHDRLSVLAKFRALLKPGGLLIVDQRNFLAIRAGNFKASGNYYYCGTNASVSLGQVDEHLCEFIYNFDNKERYTLKVYPLLPGELATEMLASGFRAHESYGDFKSVYDMMNCDFVIHTAGAE from the coding sequence ATGAATCAGATTTCCGAGCGCAAGCACAACGAAGTTGCCAGTTATTCCACGCAGTACTCGGCGGATTTCGTCGAGCGTTGGGATGAGTTGATCGACTGGGAAAAACGCAAGGCAGGGGAGGGCGGGTTCTTTGAAAACCTGCTGCACAAGCACGGCGTGCGCTCGGTCATAGACGTATCGACGGGCAGTGGTTTTCATGCGGTGCAGCTCAAGCAGGCGGGCTTTGATGTGGTCGCCACGGATGGCAGCAGCACGATGTTGACCAAGGCGCGGGCGAACTTTCGCAAACACGGGCTGGACATTGAGTCCAATTACCGCGACTGGCACTCACTGGACCCGCAGGAGCTGGGCCAATTCGACGCCGTGGTGTGCCTGGGCAGTTCGCTGTGCCATGTGTTCGCCGCTCACGACCGATTGAGCGTGTTGGCGAAGTTCAGGGCATTGCTCAAGCCGGGTGGCCTGTTGATTGTGGACCAGCGTAATTTCCTGGCTATTCGCGCAGGTAATTTCAAGGCCAGCGGCAATTATTATTACTGCGGTACAAACGCATCCGTGAGCTTGGGGCAGGTCGATGAGCACCTGTGTGAGTTCATCTACAACTTTGATAACAAAGAACGCTACACGTTGAAGGTTTACCCGTTGTTGCCGGGCGAGTTGGCCACTGAAATGCTGGCTTCCGGGTTTCGCGCCCATGAGAGCTACGGTGATTTCAAGTCTGTCTACGACATGATGAATTGCGATTTCGTCATCCACACCGCGGGCGCTGAATGA
- a CDS encoding SDR family NAD(P)-dependent oxidoreductase, translated as MKKLIITGAANGIGRATVEMAIQQGYFVIGADKDAGGLKVLQDLYSADVFEAQVADFSDMTVIKSFIPTLYERHATVYGLVNNAGLYHGKSVYAYSDEQIDEILNVNLKALVYLSKDFAEREMKHEAPRSIVNIASVAGEVGSCDALYGATKAAVIGLTKANAWNFAPFVRVNAVSPALIHETAIYDTIPEYRRAEYARQEVLKDPILPSGVAEVIMLLVGDAMRHITGRVIPVDNGAYPR; from the coding sequence ATGAAGAAGCTGATTATCACCGGAGCGGCCAACGGAATTGGTCGAGCGACTGTCGAGATGGCTATTCAACAGGGTTACTTTGTTATCGGCGCCGACAAAGATGCCGGGGGGCTGAAAGTGTTGCAGGACCTTTACAGCGCGGACGTGTTTGAAGCACAGGTTGCCGACTTTTCTGATATGACCGTTATCAAAAGTTTTATCCCAACCCTGTATGAGCGCCACGCGACTGTTTATGGACTGGTCAATAACGCCGGCCTTTATCACGGCAAAAGTGTCTACGCCTATTCCGATGAGCAAATAGACGAGATCCTCAACGTCAACCTCAAGGCGCTGGTCTATCTCTCCAAAGACTTCGCCGAACGGGAAATGAAGCACGAGGCCCCGCGCAGCATCGTCAATATCGCCTCGGTGGCCGGTGAAGTCGGCAGCTGCGATGCCCTCTACGGTGCCACCAAGGCAGCGGTGATCGGCCTGACCAAGGCCAACGCCTGGAATTTCGCACCGTTTGTGCGGGTGAACGCGGTGTCCCCGGCGCTGATCCACGAAACCGCCATCTACGACACCATCCCTGAATACCGGCGTGCCGAGTACGCACGCCAGGAAGTCCTCAAGGACCCGATCCTGCCCAGCGGCGTTGCCGAGGTCATCATGCTGCTGGTTGGCGATGCAATGCGCCACATCACCGGCAGGGTCATTCCGGTCGACAACGGAGCCTACCCACGATGA
- a CDS encoding MFS transporter, protein MSTLVQSNTRPLDSVVLAVVLTGFVASTYGFGVYLFANLVVDMRRDIGFDYTTVGLITGGAQIGFLLFSSVTSVISRFFEGWKISLVSTVMTSLALLGLSISDSIWLSGALLILLGGCSASVYIPLAEIVTKGFSPGNRSRVMGLISSGTSYGVFINGLLVSFLTLNGGWRSIWLTAGLISVVLCVVAWFLLRTLATSRDTGFSGERAAAFDSQRPWLSRSLYLTWAIAFLNGMALLPFQTYLAPFLRDELGVSVQDAGFIWTTIGAVGMASGFLVGWIADKVGVRASLAMCFLSAGLAATLVFSFNSLPLFYLAAFLFALAFYPIFGLVPSYIGQIVPVNRLTQAFGIANVLIGLGGVCGNFLGGFSKDLTGSFSTVYWVVALLLFVQCVMVFMLGKQPVSVEEGEQS, encoded by the coding sequence ATGAGCACACTGGTTCAGAGCAATACCCGCCCCTTGGACAGCGTCGTATTGGCGGTCGTCCTCACTGGCTTCGTGGCCAGCACCTACGGGTTTGGTGTCTACCTGTTCGCCAACCTCGTGGTGGACATGCGCCGCGACATCGGCTTCGACTACACCACGGTGGGCTTGATCACCGGCGGCGCGCAGATCGGATTCCTGCTGTTCTCGTCGGTGACAAGCGTAATCAGCCGGTTTTTCGAGGGCTGGAAAATCAGCCTGGTGTCCACGGTGATGACCTCCCTGGCGCTGCTGGGCCTGAGTATCAGTGACAGTATCTGGTTGTCGGGCGCTCTTTTGATCCTGCTCGGTGGCTGTTCCGCCTCGGTGTACATCCCGTTGGCGGAAATCGTCACCAAGGGTTTCAGCCCGGGTAATCGCTCCCGGGTCATGGGGCTGATTTCCAGTGGCACCAGCTACGGCGTGTTTATCAATGGCTTGCTGGTGTCGTTCCTGACATTGAATGGCGGCTGGCGCTCGATCTGGCTTACCGCAGGCCTGATATCGGTTGTGCTGTGCGTGGTGGCGTGGTTTCTGTTGCGCACCCTGGCCACGAGCCGGGACACCGGATTTTCCGGGGAGCGCGCCGCTGCATTTGACAGTCAACGACCCTGGCTCAGCCGTTCGTTGTACCTGACGTGGGCCATCGCCTTTCTCAATGGCATGGCACTGCTGCCGTTCCAGACGTACCTCGCGCCGTTCCTGCGTGATGAATTGGGCGTGTCGGTACAAGACGCCGGGTTTATCTGGACCACCATCGGTGCCGTGGGCATGGCGTCGGGCTTTCTGGTGGGGTGGATTGCCGACAAGGTCGGTGTGCGGGCGTCGCTGGCGATGTGTTTTCTCAGTGCCGGGCTGGCCGCCACCCTGGTGTTCAGTTTCAACAGCCTCCCGCTGTTCTACCTGGCGGCGTTTCTGTTTGCACTGGCGTTTTACCCCATCTTCGGGTTGGTCCCCAGTTACATCGGGCAAATCGTGCCGGTCAACCGGTTGACCCAGGCCTTTGGCATCGCCAACGTTCTGATCGGCTTGGGTGGGGTGTGCGGCAACTTCCTGGGCGGCTTTTCCAAGGACCTGACCGGGTCGTTCTCGACGGTCTACTGGGTGGTTGCGCTGTTGCTGTTCGTGCAATGCGTGATGGTGTTCATGTTGGGTAAACAGCCTGTTTCGGTCGAGGAGGGCGAGCAGTCATGA
- the cysC gene encoding adenylyl-sulfate kinase, whose amino-acid sequence MSYFPNSQNQNLHAFAFSHRRAEHVRMNHKPAVIWMTGISASGKSTIADALDIALQEQGRITAIIDGDSVRGGLCRDLGFTDSDRDENIRRVAEVARLMLDAGLMVIVALISPSSASRHYARSIIGNEYFVEVHVDAPLETAEQRDPKGLYKKARAGLIKNFTGIDSNYDVPVFPEVHLNTQALSVAQSVAAILDWVAHNDKRT is encoded by the coding sequence ATGAGTTATTTTCCAAACAGTCAAAACCAGAATCTGCATGCGTTTGCGTTCAGCCACCGGCGCGCCGAACACGTGCGGATGAACCACAAGCCTGCCGTCATCTGGATGACCGGTATCTCTGCTTCCGGCAAGTCGACCATCGCTGATGCGTTGGACATTGCCCTGCAGGAACAGGGGCGGATCACGGCCATTATTGACGGCGACTCGGTACGTGGTGGGCTGTGCCGGGACTTGGGTTTTACCGACAGCGACCGCGATGAGAATATCCGCCGGGTCGCCGAGGTCGCGCGGCTGATGCTCGACGCGGGGCTGATGGTGATTGTCGCGCTGATTTCACCCTCGTCGGCCAGCCGGCACTACGCGCGCTCGATTATCGGCAATGAGTACTTCGTGGAAGTGCATGTGGACGCGCCGCTGGAAACCGCCGAACAGCGTGATCCTAAAGGCCTGTATAAAAAGGCCCGCGCGGGGTTGATCAAGAACTTCACCGGTATTGACTCCAATTATGACGTGCCGGTGTTTCCGGAAGTGCACTTGAACACCCAGGCGCTTTCCGTGGCGCAGTCTGTGGCGGCTATCCTTGATTGGGTGGCGCATAACGACAAGCGCACCTAG
- a CDS encoding sulfotransferase family protein has protein sequence MNRMIGLWAHPRSRSTVLERVFIERGDFEVFHEPFAHMAFSEDSAIPSDEWDHSLPTTYQGIKEHLVTARERTNVFHKDMCYHCLDDLKVDVGFLAQQDNIFLIREPASSIISHHRVHPDMPLQAIGHKALYDIFCVVTKLTGHVPYVINADDLAAEPERVIRKLCDHLGIEFLPHAMTWKRECPQQWKTWRSWHVAAENSDRIVSPDHHTIDIEAFEQYPKLKKMYEYHRTFYARMNEFCQ, from the coding sequence ATGAACCGGATGATCGGGTTGTGGGCCCACCCACGTTCGCGCTCCACCGTATTGGAGCGCGTGTTTATCGAGCGGGGGGATTTCGAGGTCTTCCACGAGCCCTTTGCGCATATGGCGTTTTCAGAGGACTCGGCGATCCCTTCGGATGAGTGGGATCACAGTTTGCCCACCACTTACCAGGGCATAAAAGAACACTTGGTCACGGCGCGCGAACGAACTAACGTTTTTCATAAAGATATGTGTTACCACTGTTTGGATGATTTGAAAGTTGATGTCGGCTTTCTGGCGCAACAGGATAATATCTTTCTTATTCGCGAACCCGCCAGCAGCATTATTTCCCATCATCGAGTCCACCCCGATATGCCGTTGCAGGCCATCGGGCATAAAGCGCTGTACGACATATTCTGTGTGGTCACTAAACTCACAGGCCACGTTCCTTATGTCATTAATGCAGATGATTTGGCCGCCGAGCCGGAGCGGGTGATTCGCAAACTGTGTGATCACTTGGGTATTGAATTTCTGCCGCACGCAATGACCTGGAAACGCGAGTGTCCACAACAATGGAAAACCTGGCGGAGTTGGCATGTGGCTGCGGAAAATAGCGATCGCATTGTTTCGCCGGATCATCACACTATCGATATCGAGGCTTTCGAACAGTACCCAAAGTTAAAGAAAATGTATGAATACCATCGGACTTTTTACGCGCGCATGAATGAGTTTTGTCAATAA
- a CDS encoding transaldolase family protein: protein MNIRGYVERLKRNNHYSEVWWDSSPAVYLPYKQHLLEKYPAATTYIDALMPDDIAQPRGLCSVTTNPRLVTAVILEKREYWSSRFNLASLSPSELRKQLYNEVILEGAATLKPLWVQSAQVEGWISAQVDPVDVRCTERMTARGLELHRLAPNVMVKVPGSLEGMATVEQLVALGASVNITFCFTVAQFQAGIQAIERGLATARRNGIDTRRCKYVITFMIGRFACQPEFTLQAAERGLVLSAEELRWAELMIYEQVQALVAASTVPVKTLLSSIKIDVDERGNKHCWHLEKTGQTATCYTLTPEVVEFLIERESHGKPVVPAVEPQKPPASTFAKLIRIPYFYEAYFIDSIEPYDFGNHEAFINACNEANSAHRRLADYCVRLCPVTKPFKRALNALLAAEFGVIA, encoded by the coding sequence GTGAATATACGTGGTTACGTAGAACGGCTTAAACGCAACAATCATTATTCAGAAGTGTGGTGGGATTCATCGCCTGCCGTGTACCTGCCTTATAAACAGCACTTGTTGGAAAAGTACCCGGCGGCGACGACTTATATAGATGCGTTGATGCCGGATGATATCGCCCAGCCCAGAGGCTTGTGCAGTGTGACCACCAACCCGCGGTTGGTGACGGCCGTTATCCTCGAAAAGCGCGAGTATTGGTCATCGCGTTTCAACCTCGCGAGCCTGTCTCCCAGTGAGCTGCGCAAGCAGTTGTACAACGAAGTCATCCTCGAAGGCGCCGCGACGCTCAAGCCGCTGTGGGTTCAATCGGCGCAGGTCGAGGGCTGGATTTCCGCCCAGGTCGACCCGGTGGATGTGCGCTGCACCGAGCGCATGACCGCCAGGGGCCTGGAACTGCATCGCCTCGCACCTAACGTGATGGTCAAGGTGCCGGGCAGCCTCGAAGGGATGGCGACTGTAGAACAGCTGGTCGCCCTGGGCGCGTCGGTGAATATCACCTTCTGCTTCACGGTGGCGCAGTTCCAGGCCGGTATCCAAGCCATCGAACGCGGCCTGGCGACTGCACGCCGCAACGGTATCGACACCCGTCGCTGCAAGTACGTCATCACCTTCATGATTGGGCGTTTCGCCTGCCAACCTGAGTTCACGTTGCAGGCGGCGGAGCGTGGTCTGGTCTTGAGTGCCGAGGAACTGCGCTGGGCTGAATTGATGATCTACGAGCAGGTCCAGGCGCTGGTCGCGGCCTCGACCGTGCCGGTCAAAACCTTGCTTTCCAGTATAAAAATCGACGTGGACGAGCGTGGCAACAAGCACTGCTGGCACTTGGAAAAGACCGGGCAGACGGCGACCTGCTACACGCTGACGCCGGAGGTGGTGGAGTTTCTGATCGAGCGCGAGAGCCATGGCAAGCCGGTGGTGCCTGCGGTGGAACCCCAGAAGCCGCCTGCGTCGACCTTCGCCAAGCTGATCCGCATCCCGTATTTCTACGAAGCCTATTTCATCGACAGCATCGAGCCGTACGACTTTGGCAACCACGAGGCGTTTATCAACGCCTGCAATGAAGCCAACAGCGCACACCGGCGCCTGGCGGACTACTGCGTGCGGCTCTGCCCGGTAACCAAACCCTTCAAGCGCGCGCTCAACGCGCTGCTGGCCGCCGAATTCGGGGTGATCGCATGA